TCCAGAGCGGTCGAGAGCGAGAGCAGCGCGGAATATGCGGCGTCGAGAAGAAGGGTCAGCGGAGGAAGGGCGAAGATGTCCATGAACGTCCGTTCGCAGAGGGGGGTGGATGTCGGCCGGAGGCCACGCGATCCACTCCTCGAAGGCGAGGACGGATCAGGTGGCGGGCACGACCCCCGGCGCTCGCGGACGCGGATGACCGTCGGCATCCGGATCGCTCTGCGCGAGCAGCACGGACGCGGCGATGGCGCGTCGCGGGTGCGATGTCGGTCGGACGCCGAACCTCGGCGTGAGCAGCGCGAGCGCGACCGCGAGCACGGTGGCGGCGACGAGGATCGCGGCGATGCCGAGCATCCCGCTGGCCGTCAGCCCTTCGGGGAGGGGAACAGCGCCGAGTGCTGCGAGCAGCGTTCGCAGCAGCACCCCGATCGCGTCGATCATCGCCCCTCCTTCCCGGCTGACGCTACCACTCGCCCCGGACGCGCACATGAGAAGGGCGAGGGGGTCGTCGTCCCCTCGCCCTTCGCACCCTCCGGGGCTTCAGCCGTCCTTGACCTCGAGATCGCCGTGCTGTCCGTCGTCCTCGGCGCCGGCGTAGCCGGGACGGGCCGGCTGTGGCGGCTGGTCGTCGAGCTCGCCGCCCTCGCGGCCGCCGAACGGACGACCGTGGTCGGCGAACTCCTCGCGGCCGAAGACGAGGATCCAGTCCGCGACGGTGAATCGCGCACCCGTGCGGAGGATCTCGCTGCGGTCTCCAGCGACACCGTCGGCTGGATTGGCGTTCATCAGCCCGTCGCCGTGCAGGGTCAGCACGTACTCGTCGCGCTCGTCGTGAATGATCGTCGCGTGAACCGGGTCGGCGCCGGCGATGACGAGCGCGCATTCCGCGCCCGACCCGATCGTGGTGCGCTCTTCGGTCAGCTCCAGACGACTGCGATCGCCGTCCGGACTCGTGATGCGCAGGTGCGGTTCGCCGGCACCCCACTCGGCATGGGTGGTGGTGGGCTGCTCACCGTCCGCCGTCGCGAGCTGCTCGAGCTGGTCGTCGACATCGGGTGCGCTGTGCGCGGGCGTCGAACCGGTGGTCTGATCGGTCATGGGGGCCTCCTCTGTGGGGGTGGTCGTTGAGTTCGAGCGGTGCGGATGCCGGCGCGCAGCGTCAGCGCGAGATGACTCCCACCGTCTCGCCGGTGGTCGACGGCGTGAGATGGCGGGCGACGTCGGCCTGGCTGATCATGCCGACCAGACGGTGGTCCTCCAGCACCGGGATGCGGCGGATCCGATGCTCGCGCATCAGCGCGAGCGCACGATCGATGTCATCGTCGGGCGAGACCATGACGGGTACCCCGGTCGCAAGGCGTCCGGCGTTCGTCGTCTCCGGATCCAATCCCGTCGCTATCGCCTTCACGACGATGTCGCGGTCGGTGAGCATGCCCTTCAGCCGCCCGTCCTCTCCGCAGATCGGAAGGGCGCCGACGTCCAGCTCGAGCATCCGCTCTGCCGCGATCGAGAGTGCATCGTTCTCGCCGATGCACTGTGCGTTCGGTGTCATGATGTCTCGCGTGCGGGTCATCGTCCCGTCCTCTCCGCTTCGCATTCACCTGTCTCGATCACGTGCATCCGACGCTAGACAGCCGGACCGGCGGGGGTAATGGGGTTGACAGCCCGCCGCCTGCTCGTCAACCCCGTCAGATGACAGGGCTGGAGCACACCATCGCGGCGCAGGAGTCGGAGTGACGATCCGAGCAGGCTCCTCAGTCCTCGAGATCCTCGGGCAGCAGGCACAGCCCGCCGCTGGTGCTGGCGGAGTTGGCGAGCGCGGCTATCCACTCCGCGCTGAGCTGAGGGGTCACCGGCTCGTCGAAGACGAACCGCAGCGGGATCGACGGGTGCAGCCAGATGGTCGAACGCCCGGTCGGGTTCAGGTGCGGGTGCTGCCAGGACAGGGTGAAGGACTCGTTGCGTCGCAGCTTCGTGGCGATCACGACTTTGAGGTGAGCGAGCGCGCGATCCTCGATCTCGATCGGATCCGGACTGGCGCCGTAGAAGAGCATGCCCATCTGACTAAGCTATCCCCAGGCGTTCGGCGGACGCCAGAGCAGTTCGGAACGGTTGAGAGGTGCACTTCCTTGGGAAAGTTCGTTTATGAAGGCTCGGTCAAGACCGAGATCGAGGACCGTGCCCTGACCCACCTGCAGCTCGTGATCACGGCCAAGCTGCGCCGCGGAGAGCCGTTCCCGTTCAGCTGGCGCGAAGATGCCAGCGTCGGCGGCGGACGCACGACCGTGTGGGTGCAGCCCAGCAGCTCGCT
The window above is part of the Microbacterium sp. nov. GSS16 genome. Proteins encoded here:
- a CDS encoding DUF6412 domain-containing protein, producing MIDAIGVLLRTLLAALGAVPLPEGLTASGMLGIAAILVAATVLAVALALLTPRFGVRPTSHPRRAIAASVLLAQSDPDADGHPRPRAPGVVPAT
- a CDS encoding FHA domain-containing protein, with the translated sequence MTDQTTGSTPAHSAPDVDDQLEQLATADGEQPTTTHAEWGAGEPHLRITSPDGDRSRLELTEERTTIGSGAECALVIAGADPVHATIIHDERDEYVLTLHGDGLMNANPADGVAGDRSEILRTGARFTVADWILVFGREEFADHGRPFGGREGGELDDQPPQPARPGYAGAEDDGQHGDLEVKDG
- a CDS encoding CBS domain-containing protein, encoding MTRTRDIMTPNAQCIGENDALSIAAERMLELDVGALPICGEDGRLKGMLTDRDIVVKAIATGLDPETTNAGRLATGVPVMVSPDDDIDRALALMREHRIRRIPVLEDHRLVGMISQADVARHLTPSTTGETVGVISR
- a CDS encoding DUF7882 family protein, with translation MGMLFYGASPDPIEIEDRALAHLKVVIATKLRRNESFTLSWQHPHLNPTGRSTIWLHPSIPLRFVFDEPVTPQLSAEWIAALANSASTSGGLCLLPEDLED
- a CDS encoding DUF7882 family protein; translated protein: MGKFVYEGSVKTEIEDRALTHLQLVITAKLRRGEPFPFSWREDASVGGGRTTVWVQPSSSLVFKYFGSRQPAINRAWIEALAYTANTPTGLHMVPEPPDDPNAGLEG